A stretch of the Arachis stenosperma cultivar V10309 chromosome 6, arast.V10309.gnm1.PFL2, whole genome shotgun sequence genome encodes the following:
- the LOC130932624 gene encoding probable arabinose 5-phosphate isomerase, with amino-acid sequence MGSLPAFPEAKQGVRDDCIDEITLTDLFKEQQRHLNFFFDRIDHSQTLSFTRALLRATGTIFFTGVGKSGFVANKISQTLVSLGIRSAFLSPVDALHGDIGILSAADILVLLSKSGATDELLRLVPCARAKGARLIAVTSVQGCALEAVCDMNVHLPLERELCPFNLAPVTSTAIQMVFGDTVAIALMGARNLSKEEYAGNHPAGKIGKSLIFKVKDLMKKEDELPICKESDLIMDQLVELTSKGCGCLFVVDDGRHLIGTFTDGDLRRTLKASGQGIFKLTVGEMCNRKPRIIGPEAMAVEAMKKMEAPPSPVQFLPVINDDNVVIGIITLHGLVSAGL; translated from the exons atgggGTCTCTGCCTGCATTTCCAGAAGCCAAACAGGGCGTTAGGGACGATTGCATTGACGAAATCACCCTCACGGATCTCTTCAAGGAGCAGCAGAGGCACCTCAACTTCTTCTTCGACCGCATCGATCACTCTCAAACCCTATCCTTCACACGCGCCCTCCTACGCGCCACCGGCACCATCTTCTTCACCGGCGTCGGAAAATCTGGCTTCGTCGCCAACAAGATCTCGCAGACGCTCGTCTCCCTCGGTATCCGATCCGCCTTTCTATCCCCCGTCGACGCGCTCCACGGTGACATCGGAATCCTCTCCGCCGCTGACATCCTCGTCCTCCTAAGCAAGTCCGGCGCCACCGACGAGCTCCTCCGCCTCGTCCCCTGCGCCAGGGCGAAAGGCGCCCGCCTCATTGCCGTCACGTCCGTTCAAGGATGCGCGCTTGAGGCCGTGTGCGACATGAATGTGCATCTGCCGTTGGAAAGAGAGCTCTGCCCCTTCAACCTCGCGCCGGTCACCTCTACCGCGATTCAAATGGTGTTCGGCGACACCGTCGCGATCGCGTTGATGGGAGCAAGGAACCTCAGCAAGGAGGAGTACGCCGGGAACCACCCCGCCGGAAAGATCGGCAAGAGCCTTATCTTTAAG GTGAAAGATCTCATGAAGAAGGAGGATGAGCTTCCCATTTGCAAGGAATCGGATTTGATTATGGATCAACTTGTGGAGCTGACTAGCAAAGGATGTGGATGCCTGTTTGTTGTAGATGATGGCCGTCATCTGATTGGAACATTTACGGACGGAGATCTTCGCCGTACTCTCAAAGCTAGTGGGCAGGGCATCTTCAAATTGACTGTGGGAGAAATGTGCAACAG GAAACCAAGAATTATAGGTCCAGAAGCTATGGCAGTGGAGGCCATGAAGAAGATGGAAGCTCCTCCATCACCAGTCCAGTTTTTGCCTGTGATAAATGATGACAATGTTGTGATTGGGATTATCACGTTGCATGGTTTGGTTTCAGCTGGATTGTGA